The segment GCCACCAATGCCTTCGTCATCGCCGGCGTGCTGCCGCAGATCGCCCACGCGCTCGGTGTCGGGCCCGCCACCATCGGCTACTCCATCTCCATCTACGCCATCGTGGTGGCCGTCGCGTCCCCACTGGTCTCGATGACCTGCGGCCGGGTCCGTCCGGAGCGCGTGATGGCGGCCGGATTGGTGCTCATCGCCGCCGGCACCTTCCTCGCCGCGGCCGCCGGCACCTTCACCGTCTTCACCGCCGGGCGCATCATCGCGGCCCTGGGTGGCGCGGCACTGGTGCCCTCGGCGATGGCCGCCGCGCCCGTGATGGTGCCGTTGCCGCAGCGCGGCCGTGCCATCGCGCTGGTGGGTATGGGCTTCACGCTGGCCATGGCGATCGGGTCCCCGATCGGCACCGCGCTGGCCGATATCGGTGGCTGGCGGCTGCCGCTGTCGGTGCTGGCGGGACTGGCCGCGGTGCTGGTACCGGCCCTGCTGCTGATGGTGCGGGATGTCCCGCGCAGCGCCGCGGTGGACCTGCGGTCGCGCGCCGTCGTGCTGCGGGACCCGCGCATCGTGTTCGCCATCGCCGCCTCCCTGCTGATGACGCTGGCGTTCAACATGGTCTACATCTTCAGCGCGGTGATCACCCACGACGCCACCGGCGGGGACCACAAGCGGCTGGCGATCCTGCTGCTGGCCTACGGCGTGGCCGGCGTCATCGGCAACGTGGTGGGTGGCCGGTTGGCCGACCGCATCGGCAGCCGCCGCACGCTGCAGATCGTGCTGGCCGCCCAGGCCACCGCGTTCGTCTCGCTGATCCCCGCGCACGGGTCGTTGGTGGCGACCGCCCTGGTGTTCACGCTGTCGGGCATCGGGGGATTCGCGGCCTCGGTGGCCATCCAGTACCGGCTCGCACTCATCGATTCGCGCCACGCAAACATCGCGCTGGCGTGGTATTCGACGGCGATGTACGTCGGGATCTCGATCGCGCCGCTCATCGGCGCCGCCGCACTTCCGCACGGTGTGCCGGTGTTGCTGGCCGCCGCGGCGGCGTCCATCCTGGTCGCGGTCATTGCGTCCGAGGTCAGCCACGCCAGGCGACGTGACTACGATGGGGTAGCCCGGGACCAGGACCTGGTCTGTGCGTCCTCGACGCCCAGCTACCCCGGGTGCGCGTAGACGGAGGAACGATGAGCAGCCAGCCAGCAGCGGCCAACGGGAACATCAAGCAGGACCGGGTGGGCGATATCAGCATCGTGTCGGTGGCCGGCACGGTGGACATGATCACCGCGCCCAAGCTGGAAGCGGCGATCGCCGATGCCGCCGCATCGGCACCGCCGGCAGTCGTCGTCGACTTCACCGCCGTGGAATTTCTGGCCTCGGCGGGCATGGGGGTACTCGTCGCCGCGCACGGCGATCTGGCGCCCGCCGTGAAACTCGTCGTCGTCGCGGACGGCCCGGCCACCAGTCGGCCGCTCAAGTTGGTGGGTATCGCCGACGTCCTCGATCTCTTCGCGACACTCGATGAGGCCCTAGCTGCCCTGCAACGTTAGAAACGCCGGCAAACGGGTAGCCAGCACGTCGACATGACAGAGCAAGGCGATTCCGCAACATTCGCGAAGATCGGCGTGATCGCCGGCCCGCAGCACGCTGCCCAGATTCGGCAGGAGCTGGCCGAGTGGCTCAACCGGTGCTTCGCGCTGGACCCGGAGAAGTCCAGCGATGTGCTGTTGGCCGTCTACGAGGCGCTGGCCAACGCCGCCGAGTTCGCCTATGTCGATGCCCCGCAACCCGGCCCGATGCATGTGCGCGCCGACTATGACGACGGCGCGGGTGTGCTGACCGTGACGGTCACCGACGAAGGGCGCTGGCGGGCCAAGGACGACAGCGTCGCCAACCCGGCACGCGGCCGCGGCATTCCGCTGATGCGGGCGCTGGCGGATCGCGCCGATATCGACACCACCGCGGCCGGCACCGAGGTGCGCCTGCAGTGGGATCAGATCGTTCAGAACTGCGGTAGCCGCACCACCTGAACGAAGAACTCGTCGATCTGGCGCACCGCGCTCATGAACTGGTCGAGGTCCACCGGCTTGGTCACATAGGCGTTGGCGTGCAGCTTGTAGCTGCGCAGAATGTCCTCCTCGGCCGATGAGGTGGTGAGCACGACGATCGGGATGAGGCTCAGGCTGTCATCGGATTTGATCTTCTCCAACAGTTGCCTGCCGTCGTACTTGGGTAGGTTGAGATCCAGCAGGATCAGATCCGGCCGTGGCGCATCGGCGAACTTGCCGCGCCGGTACAGGAAGTCCAGGCCCTCCTCGCCGTCATGAGCGACATGCAAGTTGTTCTTGATCTTGTTGTGCTCGAACGCTTCCCGGGTGATCAGTTCGTCACCGGGATCGTCCTCGACGAGCAGGATGTCGATCGGTCGAGTTTCGTCCGGGTAGCTCACATGCTTCCTTCCAGCTCGGGTTGTGCGGCCAGGTCGGGCGCGGTGGTCGGGGTGGCGGGCAACGTGAATGTGAACCGCGTGCCGTCGGTGTAGGTGGTATCGATCCAGATCGTGCCGCCGTGGTACTCGATGATCTTCTTACACAACGCCAGACCGATGCCGGTGCCGGTGTAGGAATCGCGCCCGTGCAGCCGTTGGAAGATGACGAAGACCTTGTCGACGAATTCCTCCCCGATGCCGATCCCGTTGTCGGTGACGGTGAACAGATGCTTGTCGGCGTGCTCCCCGGTGCCGTCGGCGCACTCGATCACGATCCGCGGCGCCAGCCCGGCACGATGGAATTTCACCGCATTGCCGATCAGGTTCTGCCACACCATCGCCAGCAACGTGGGATCCCCGTCGATGGTGGGCAGCGGGTCGGCGGGCAGCACGATCTCGGCGCCGGTTTCGTCGATGGCGGTGGCCAGGTTGATCATGGCCGCGTTCACGACGGCGTTGAGGTCGACCTCGGTGGTCGTCGCGTTGAGGCGACCGACGCGGGAGAAGGTGAGCAGATCGTTGATCAGCACCTGCATCCGTTTGGCGCCGTCCACGGCGTAGCCGATGTACTCGATCCCGCGTTCGTCGAGCTTGTCGCCGTAGCGCCGCTCCAGCAGCTGGCAGAAGGATGCGACCTTGCGCAGCGGTTCCTGCAGATCATGCGACGCGACATAGGCGAACTGCTCGAGCTCGGCATTGGAGCGGCGCAATTCGTCGGCCTGTTCGTCGAGGGCGGCCCGCGCGGACCGGGAGATCTCCAGCTCGTCGACGATGCGCTGGCGCATGTCCTCCACGTCGGCGCCGATGGCGCGGATATCGGTGGGCCCGCGCGGAATGATGCGTTCGCCGAAGTTGCCCTCGGTGATCCGCCGGCATGCCGCGGCCAGCGCCGACAGCGGACGGGTGACGGCGTTATGCATCACCACCGCCAGCAGTACCGCGGTCACCACGAACGTCAGGATCATCGCGATCATGACCGCATCGCGCCAGCCCCGGATCTCGTCGAGTTCGATCAATCCGGCCGCCCGGGCTTCGGTGAGGTGATCGTTCTGGACGGTGAACAGCTCGCGTAGCCGGTCGAAGAGCGCCCTGCCCTCGTTGATGCTCGCGTCGTCGAGCTGCTCGGCCCCGACGATGCCGGCGACCAGCGGGCCCGCGTACTCGTCGCGCCACTGCTCGGCGGCCGCCTCGATCCTGTCGAGGTCGGTGAGCAGCTCGTCGCTACCGGCCAGATCTTGCCGGATCTGTTCGGCGGCAGCGGTTTCCGAGGCCCGGCCGTCGTGGTACGGATCGAGGAAACGCGGGTCGGCGGTGAGCAGGTAGCCACGGACCGCGGTCTCCTGATCCCGCAGTGCGGCCTGGAGTTGATAGGCGGCCACGCGGGCCGGCTGGACGCCGTCGCGCAGCTGATTGGACACCTGGTCGGCCTGCCCCACCAGGATGGTGGCGGCGATCGAGCACCCCAGCACGGCCGTACCCAGGACCGCGAGCACCAGGTTCTGCCAACCCTGCACCGTCAGTTTCATTGTCAGCAGCGCTCCACTCTGATCACCGCGATGTCGTCGGTGAGCCCGCCGTGCAGCGCCGCCCGTGACTCGGCGGCCACGATGAGCGCCTCGACGAAATCGGAGCCCGGCAACCCGGCGAGGGTGCGGGCCATGGTGAGCAATCCTTCTTCACCGAGCCGCTCGTCACCGCGCCCGGAATGCCCCTCGAAGAGCCCGTCGGTGAGCAGCAGCAGCCCGTGGCCCTTCGGCAGTTCGTAATGTTCGACCGGCCATTCGCGGGCGCCGAGCCCCAGGGCCGCACCGGGGCGCGGCTCCAGCCAATCCACCGTGCCGCCGCCCTGCAGCAGCAGACCGGGATGACCGGCCCGGACGGCGGTGAAGCGGCCACTGTCGGGCTCGAGGGCCACACTGAGCAGGGTCGCGAAGATGCCGTTACTCGGGCGCTCGGTGGTCAGGATCCGGTCGAGTTCGCGCATTCGTTCATTGCCGCGCAGACCCGCGAATGTCAGCGCGCGCCACCCGATGCGCAGTGCCACGCCCAGGGCCGCCTCGTCCGGGCCGTGCCCGGCGACATCGCCGATCATCACGTGCACCGTGCGGTTGTCGGTCTGCACCACATCGTAGAAATCGCCGCCCAACAGGGCGTCCTGGCGGCTGGGGCGCGATCGGGTGACGATGTCGACGCCGGGGGAGTCCAGCAGCACCGGTGAGGGCAACAGGCCGCGCTCCAGGCGGGCGTTCTCCAACGCGCGCATGCGGCTGGCGTGCAGGTCGACGGTGGCCAGCTCGGCGCGCTTGCGTTCGATGGCGTACAGCACCGCGCGGCGCAGGGTGTCGGGCTCGACGCGGCCCTTGACCAGGTAGTCCTGGGCACCCGAGGACACCGCGGTCACCCCGAAGTGCTCGTCGGTGAGACCGGTCAACACGATGATCGGGATGGTGTCGTCCAGCCCGCCGAGACGGTGCACGGCGTCCATGCCGGTGGAATCGGGCAGATTCAGGTCCAGCAGGATGCAGTCCGGGCGCCTGTCGGTCAACGCGCGGGCGGCTTCGGAGATGGTCTGGCACCAGAGGTAGTCGAACTCACCGGCCGCGTCGGCGATGAGCTCCTCGACCAGCAACGCGTCCGCGCGGTCATCCTCCACCAGAAGCAGCGACAACCGCGCCCCGCCGGCGGCGGTGGCAACGTTCGGCCCGGGCGAAGGCATCGGGGACTGCGGCGCGCGCATGGAAAAAACCAATCCTCCACCTGGGGCTTCGGCCCCGGTCGCGCGGTATTGCGGTTCGGGCATCAACTCCTCGACCTTACCCAGAGACGGGTATCGGGATATCGCTGTACGGGCAGTTACGTCGTGTAACGGCTGACCGGCGTCACATTCCGGCGTGCTGTTCCGTCAGGTGTGTGACCGTCCGTCACAGTGAAGGAATCGCCATGCTCCCGCACGTCAACATCAGCAAGCAGTTCTCCGGACCGTATGAGGCGTTCGCCGTCTTCGACGCCAAGGTCAAAGAGGCCACGCAAGCCGCCGGGCTGTCGGCACTGCTGGTCGAGCTGGTGAAGCTGCGGGTCTCGCAGATCAACGGCTGCGCTTTCTGCCTGCGGATGCACACCCGCGACGCCATCGCCGCCGGCGAGACGGCGGACCGGCTCGCCGTCCTGCCGGCCTGGTGGGAGTCGCAGTATTTCGACGAGCCGGAGCGGGCCGCGCTGACCCTGGCCGAGCGGGTCACCCGCATCGCCGACGAGCACACCGCGGCGACGCCGGCGGTGGATGTGGAGTCGGCGCTGTCGACGCAGCAGATCGCGGCCGTGGTCTGGCTGGCCGTCGAGATGAACGGCTGGAATCGGATCGCCATCGCCAGCCACTATCCGGTGGGGCCATGAGGGTGCCCCCGGCATGATTCGAACATGCGACACCGGCTTTAGGAGAGCCGTGCTCTATCCCCTGAGCTACGGGGGCCGGGGACCTGCGCTGTAGAACTCTAGCTCAGACCGTGTCCAGTCGCGGATAGAGGACTTCCTCGACGATGAGTTGCACCGCGGCGGCGATCGGGATGGCCACCAGCGCACCGACGACGCCCAGCAGCGAGCCGCCGATCAGCACAGCGACCAGTGTCGTCAGCGCCGGCACATGCACGGCCCGGCCGATGATCTTCGGGACCAGCGCGTAATCCTCGATGAGCTGGAACACCACGTAGAAGACGATGGTCGCGATGCAGATCGGCAGTGACACCGTCAGCGCGACCGCCCCGACGATCACCCCGGCAATCGTCGAGCCCACGATCGGCACCAGGTCCAGAATGGCGACCATGATCGCCAGCAGCAGCGCGTAGGGCACGTCGAACGCCGTCAGCCAGATCAGCGTGACCGCCCCGGCCAGCAGTGAGATCAGCACGTTGCCCAGCACGTAGGCGCCGACCTTGGCGAAGACCTCGTCGCCGATCAGGATCGCGCGCGGTCGCCGGGTATGCGGGACCAGCCGGTACAAGGTGGTGCGGATCCGTGGCATATCGGCAAGGAAATAGAGCGTCAGCACGATCGTGATGAGGGTGTCGGCCACCGCACCGAGGACCGCCGTTCCGGCACTGAGCACCTGGTTCATCATCGAGCCGTCGACCCTGTCGACGGCCTCGGTGATCCGCTGCTGCAGGTGCAGGCGCTCGTTGACACGGCCGATGAACGACGAATTGT is part of the Mycobacterium adipatum genome and harbors:
- a CDS encoding STAS domain-containing protein produces the protein MSSQPAAANGNIKQDRVGDISIVSVAGTVDMITAPKLEAAIADAAASAPPAVVVDFTAVEFLASAGMGVLVAAHGDLAPAVKLVVVADGPATSRPLKLVGIADVLDLFATLDEALAALQR
- a CDS encoding MFS transporter, producing MRLARASALRLGLLALGLFVVATNAFVIAGVLPQIAHALGVGPATIGYSISIYAIVVAVASPLVSMTCGRVRPERVMAAGLVLIAAGTFLAAAAGTFTVFTAGRIIAALGGAALVPSAMAAAPVMVPLPQRGRAIALVGMGFTLAMAIGSPIGTALADIGGWRLPLSVLAGLAAVLVPALLLMVRDVPRSAAVDLRSRAVVLRDPRIVFAIAASLLMTLAFNMVYIFSAVITHDATGGDHKRLAILLLAYGVAGVIGNVVGGRLADRIGSRRTLQIVLAAQATAFVSLIPAHGSLVATALVFTLSGIGGFAASVAIQYRLALIDSRHANIALAWYSTAMYVGISIAPLIGAAALPHGVPVLLAAAAASILVAVIASEVSHARRRDYDGVARDQDLVCASSTPSYPGCA
- a CDS encoding ATP-binding protein: MTEQGDSATFAKIGVIAGPQHAAQIRQELAEWLNRCFALDPEKSSDVLLAVYEALANAAEFAYVDAPQPGPMHVRADYDDGAGVLTVTVTDEGRWRAKDDSVANPARGRGIPLMRALADRADIDTTAAGTEVRLQWDQIVQNCGSRTT
- a CDS encoding AI-2E family transporter; amino-acid sequence: MSTAAPPGGVERPDAADGHNDMVAQPHDDDEGPVAAAELQAAEMASPERPLGAPGKRFDRRSPFFIGLAGSAGVAVTYGAVQLAASLSSILILIGVAFFLALGLEPVVSWCVNHGLRRWLATVLVFVVFLAGIAGFIAAAIPPLFAQLTELVTLAPQYLQQAQDNSSFIGRVNERLHLQQRITEAVDRVDGSMMNQVLSAGTAVLGAVADTLITIVLTLYFLADMPRIRTTLYRLVPHTRRPRAILIGDEVFAKVGAYVLGNVLISLLAGAVTLIWLTAFDVPYALLLAIMVAILDLVPIVGSTIAGVIVGAVALTVSLPICIATIVFYVVFQLIEDYALVPKIIGRAVHVPALTTLVAVLIGGSLLGVVGALVAIPIAAAVQLIVEEVLYPRLDTV
- a CDS encoding response regulator; protein product: MSYPDETRPIDILLVEDDPGDELITREAFEHNKIKNNLHVAHDGEEGLDFLYRRGKFADAPRPDLILLDLNLPKYDGRQLLEKIKSDDSLSLIPIVVLTTSSAEEDILRSYKLHANAYVTKPVDLDQFMSAVRQIDEFFVQVVRLPQF
- a CDS encoding SpoIIE family protein phosphatase, which codes for MRAPQSPMPSPGPNVATAAGGARLSLLLVEDDRADALLVEELIADAAGEFDYLWCQTISEAARALTDRRPDCILLDLNLPDSTGMDAVHRLGGLDDTIPIIVLTGLTDEHFGVTAVSSGAQDYLVKGRVEPDTLRRAVLYAIERKRAELATVDLHASRMRALENARLERGLLPSPVLLDSPGVDIVTRSRPSRQDALLGGDFYDVVQTDNRTVHVMIGDVAGHGPDEAALGVALRIGWRALTFAGLRGNERMRELDRILTTERPSNGIFATLLSVALEPDSGRFTAVRAGHPGLLLQGGGTVDWLEPRPGAALGLGAREWPVEHYELPKGHGLLLLTDGLFEGHSGRGDERLGEEGLLTMARTLAGLPGSDFVEALIVAAESRAALHGGLTDDIAVIRVERC
- a CDS encoding carboxymuconolactone decarboxylase family protein, which encodes MLPHVNISKQFSGPYEAFAVFDAKVKEATQAAGLSALLVELVKLRVSQINGCAFCLRMHTRDAIAAGETADRLAVLPAWWESQYFDEPERAALTLAERVTRIADEHTAATPAVDVESALSTQQIAAVVWLAVEMNGWNRIAIASHYPVGP
- a CDS encoding sensor histidine kinase; amino-acid sequence: MKLTVQGWQNLVLAVLGTAVLGCSIAATILVGQADQVSNQLRDGVQPARVAAYQLQAALRDQETAVRGYLLTADPRFLDPYHDGRASETAAAEQIRQDLAGSDELLTDLDRIEAAAEQWRDEYAGPLVAGIVGAEQLDDASINEGRALFDRLRELFTVQNDHLTEARAAGLIELDEIRGWRDAVMIAMILTFVVTAVLLAVVMHNAVTRPLSALAAACRRITEGNFGERIIPRGPTDIRAIGADVEDMRQRIVDELEISRSARAALDEQADELRRSNAELEQFAYVASHDLQEPLRKVASFCQLLERRYGDKLDERGIEYIGYAVDGAKRMQVLINDLLTFSRVGRLNATTTEVDLNAVVNAAMINLATAIDETGAEIVLPADPLPTIDGDPTLLAMVWQNLIGNAVKFHRAGLAPRIVIECADGTGEHADKHLFTVTDNGIGIGEEFVDKVFVIFQRLHGRDSYTGTGIGLALCKKIIEYHGGTIWIDTTYTDGTRFTFTLPATPTTAPDLAAQPELEGSM